A genomic stretch from Ictalurus punctatus breed USDA103 chromosome 2, Coco_2.0, whole genome shotgun sequence includes:
- the crlf3 gene encoding cytokine receptor-like factor 3 yields MSVEAESLLQEVKECIEAAQNYRSELQQRLQGLSQARKQVRGSSTHTREVLKRHFQELQTTLSRLLNERLNTLLQEVDTIEQDSISPLDDCQKLIEHGVKMADELLREGEAAIRCGISDREDKLCSFAKKALHIQLDSLPEVPALVDVPCVSAQLDDSLLCMMQERVVRHGSVSSHPPVQIEELVERAGGVLVRWSKVDEDFFPQEYRLQYRRSSSTHYEDAYIGSECEFLLLHLDPHTDYLFRVCARGEGRTEWSPWSVPQTGYTTLTAHEWSAGVDGYILSSRKNMALRSDSSSSGRASVLYSNSPSYFCGQTLTFKITAAGQMDKPDSVGVCVDKRSESESLQRDQAVCISTNGAVFVNGKEMTNQLPAVTIGSAITFDMEVVSVFPGNNNNPSDVSSFKLRVTIGSGNREVVFDWLLDQVVDCLFFGCSFTHPGWKVLVF; encoded by the exons ATGTCTGTGGAGGCGGAGTCATTGCTACAGGAGGTGAAGGAGTGTATAGAAGCAGCTCAGAACTACAGGAGTGAGCTGCAGCAGAGACTCCAAGGACTCAGCCAGGCACGCAaacag GTGCGAGGAAGCTCCACTCACACTCGCGAGGTTTTGAAAAGGCATTTTCAGGAGCTCCAGACGACGCTGAGCCGCTTGCTAAATGAGCGACTGAACACACTCCTACAGGAAGTGGACACCATCGAGCAGGACAGCATCAGTCCACTAGATGACTGCCAGAAACTCATTGAACATGGTGTCAAAATGGCCGATGAGCTCCTGCGTGAAG GTGAAGCTGCGATACGCTGCGGGATCAGTGACCGAGAAGACAAACTGTGTAGCTTTGCTAAAAAAGCTCTTCACATCCAACTGGACAG CCTCCCTGAGGTGCCAGCTCTGGTGGACGTGCCGTGCGTGTCGGCACAGTTGGACGACTCGTTGTTGTGCATGATGCAGGAGCGAGTGGTGCGTCACGGGAGTGTGTCGTCACACCCGCCTGTACAGATAGAGGAGCTGGTTGAGAGAGCCGGTGGAGTGTTGGTGCGCTGGAGcaag gtggatgAGGACTTCTTCCCTCAGGAGTACAGACTGCAGTACAGACGGAGTAGCTCCACTCACTACGAGGACGCCTACATCGGGAGTGAGTGTGAGTTCCTGCTGTTACACCTGGACCCTCACACAGATTACCTGTTCCGAGTGTGTGCGCGCGGCGAGGGACGCACCGAGTGGAGTCCATGGAGCGTCCCACAGACCGGATACACAACACTCACAGCACATG AGTGGAGTGCTGGTGTGGACGGCTACATTCTGAGCAGCAGGAAGAACATGGCCCTGCGCAGTGACTCGTCGTCGTCAGGCCGCGCGTCTGTTCTTTACTCCAACTCGCCTTCGTACTTCTGCGGACAAACGCTCACCTTCAA gattaCAGCAGCCGGGCAGATGGATAAGCCTgacagtgtgggtgtgtgcgtggATAAACGCAGCGAATCAGAATCTCTGCAGAGGGACCAGGCTGTCTGTATCTCCACTAACG GTGCTGTGTTTGTTAACGGGAAAGAAATGACCAATCAGCTTCCTGCCGTCACCATCGGTTCAGCCATCACCTTCGACATGGAAGTGGTCAGCGTTTTTCccggcaacaacaacaatccaaGTGATGTGAGCAGCTTCAAGCTGCGGGTTACGATTGGGTCAGGGAACAGGGAGGTGGTTTTTGATTGGCTGCTCGACCAAGTTGTGGACTGCCTCTTTTTCGGCTGTTCCTTCACACACCCGGGCTGGAAAGTGCTGGTTTTCTGA